Proteins from one Erpetoichthys calabaricus chromosome 11, fErpCal1.3, whole genome shotgun sequence genomic window:
- the LOC114661190 gene encoding UDP-glucuronosyltransferase 2C1-like, with product MQLSAAALLLPLAVGLHHGCLGASILAVPVDASHWNTMKVLILELVNRGHEVTVLRLSNTYYTDEASSDFHIETVQLPQHKARSKDEIEQVSLASILQKAFNDEPRFLSAFWNILESIRRITGDYVVGIESTFENSTLLGRLQDAQFDLVLADPFYPGGAILARYLNLPIIQFGRWLPFEDVHFAVAPSPLSFVPVLNSRLTDRMTFSERLQNVFLYILGGILGQVYIYSTYDRLCYRYLKTGETMYDLYKKSDIYLVKMDFVFEFPKPTMPNLVYIGGFQCKPSESLSPELQKFLDDADEGVVIFSLGTLTKTLPAHVAMEVAAGLAKLPQRVIWRYVGKKPSMLGNNTMLLEWLPQNDLLGHGKIKAFIAHGGENGLYEAIYHGVPVIGIPLFGDQYENILRLKVRGAAILLENLKYLTRDQIYNAVKTITEDPSYRYNMKRLSRLHRDTPIHSKELAVFWVEYVVRNKGAQHLRAASTELPTYQYLLVDVFVLCFIVLVFFVYFIWTILKLIIRKMQFFRKKKTA from the coding sequence ATGCAGCTCTCCGCAGCAGCGCTCCTTCTTCCCTTGGCCGTCGGGTTACACCACGGCTGCTTGGGGGCGAGTATTCTGGCCGTGCCCGTGGACGCTAGTCACTGGAACACCATGAAAGTGCTCATTTTGGAGCTGGTGAATAGAGGCCATGAGGTCACGGTGCTCAGGCTCTCCAACACCTACTACACGGACGAGGCGTCTTCCGATTTCCACATTGAAACGGTGCAATTGCCCCAGCACAAAGCCAGGAGCAAGGATGAAATTGAGCAGGTGTCTCTGGCCTCGATCTTGCAGAAGGCTTTCAATGACGAGCCACGTTTCCTCTCCGCGTTCTGGAACATTCTGGAATCAATCCGAAGGATAACTGGAGATTATGTAGTGGGCATTGAGAGCACTTTTGAAAACAGTACACTGCTGGGACGGCTGCAGGATGCTCAGTTTGATCTTGTTCTTGCAGATCCCTTCTACCCGGGAGGTGCCATTCTTGCCCGCTACCTCAACTTGCCCATCATTCAGTTTGGAAGATGGTTGCCCTTTGAAGATGTGCACTTTGCTGTTGCTCCATCTCCCCTCTCTTTTGTTCCAGTATTGAATTCTAGACTTACTGACAGAATGACATTTTCGGAAAGATTGCAAAATGTTTTCTTGTATATCCTGGGGGGCATACTGGGCCAAGTGTACATATACTCTACTTATGACCGGTTGTGCTATCGCTACCTGAAAACGGGAGAAACTATGTATGATCTTTATAAGAAGAGTGACATCTACTTGGTAaaaatggattttgtttttgaattcccCAAACCCACTATGCCCAATCTGGTGTACATTGGTGGTTTCCAGTGTAAGCCTTCTGAATCCCTGTCTCCAGAGTTGCAGAAGTTCCTGGATGATGCCGACGAAGGGGTTGTCATTTTTTCTTTGGGCACCTTGACTAAAACTCTGCCTGCACATGTTGCTATGGAAGTGGCCGCTGGATTGGCAAAGCTTCCTCAGAGGGTTATCTGGCGATACGTTGGCAAGAAACCTTCCATGTTGGGTAACAACACAATGCTTCTCGAGTGGCTTCCCCAGAATGACCTACTGGGACACGGCAAGATCAAGGCATTTATAGCACACGGAGGAGAAAATGGGTTGTACGAAGCCATTTACCATGGAGTGCCAGTCATTGGAATCCCTCTGTTTGGAGaccaatatgaaaatattttgcgTCTTAAAGTAAGAGGAGCAGCAATTCTTTTGGAGAACTTGAAATATTTGACAAGGGACCAAATTTATAATGCTGTCAAAACCATTACTGAAGATCCATCCTACAGGTACAATATGAAAAGGCTCTCGCGCCTGCACAGAGACACTCCAATTCATTCTAAAGAGCTTGCTGTGTTTTGGGTAGAATATGTGGTACGAAATAAAGGAGCTCAGCATCTCCGAGCAGCAAGCACAGAGCTCCCCACCTACCAGTACCTGCTGGTAGATGTTTTTGTACTGTGTTTTATTGTTctagtattttttgtttattttatttggaccATACTGAAATTAATCATTAGGAAAATGCaatttttcagaaaaaagaaaactgcttaa